Proteins encoded by one window of Actinocorallia herbida:
- a CDS encoding type I polyketide synthase, with product MATEENLLQDKLRDYLKRALADVTRLKRQLDEPVAIVGMACRLPGGVASPDDLWDLVAEGRDAVGPFPTDRGWDLDALYDPDPERIGTSYTRHGGFLDDVAGFDAGFFGISPREALAIDPQQRLLLEVSWEALERAGLDPASLRGSRTAVFAGLAGEDYAPGETPEELEGYIGTGTLRSVASGRIAYTFGFEGPAITVDTACSSSLVALHLAARSLRAGEADLALVGGASIMASPFGFIEFSRQRGLSPDGRCKAFAATADGTGWAEGVAVLVVERLSDAQRLGHEILAVVRGSAINQDGASNGLSAPSGPAQRRVIRDALAAAGLQPGDVDVVEAHGTGTSLGDPIEASALIAAYGQGRDRPLLLGSLKSNIGHTQAAAGAAGIIKMVQALRHAELPATLHAADPTPLVDWTAGSVELLTTARPWPATDRPRRFGISAFGVSGTNAHVLIEQPPAAARPAARSSAEGAAPASAQGAPPTRTPHHAPASGPDSAPNAQDGASATGPGGAPGDAPFSEKDGEPASAQGQAPALPGGAAGGPWPVPISGRSAAALRAQAGTLPDGAGIADLGFSLATTRTAHPYRAVAVAADREGLDRAFGAFGRGETSPDVVSGRPGGLAFLFTGQGSQRAGMGRELLESEPVFAEAFRAVVFELDRHLAGHAARSVADVVLEGGPELDLTLYAQTGLFALEVALFRLYESWGARPDFVAGHSIGELAAAHAAGIWTLEDAAALVAARARLMQALPGGGAMTAVEATEEEVAPLLGKGADLAAVNGPSAVVVSGDAVAVGEVAAHFAALGRRTRPLRVSHAFHSAHMDGMLAEFGEVARSVAHRRPVLPVLSNLTGEPLTEAPAPEYWVRHVREAVRFADVLDRLAAEGVTAFVELGPDGVLSALAARALPEGGSAVPALRPGRPERTTALLGLGLAHAAGKDVAWRGFFANARKIPLPTYPFQRERFWLTPRPAGDAAGLGLDRPGHPLLGAALSLADTPGTVLTGRLSLRTHPWLADHAVQGTVIVPGTALVELAVRAGDEAGLPVLAELVIEAPLPVPEKGGTTLQVAVGEPAPDGTRQVTVHSRAEGSTGPWTRHAVGVLASGPAAAPPADAAWPPAGAEPVDVAEIYPELSDAGLHYGPAFRGLRAAWRLPEGFAAEVALPADTPADAFGIHPALLDAALHIPAHHGLATSPEGSNRLPFAYSDVRLHASGAAVLRVRITLRGEDELALEAADETGAPVVSVGALRARLVSARQLRTAGPADLYEVRWTEVAPAGRSGTDPEVIEAADAPSALAQLQEALEGDRPILVRTRAAVAVTDGDSPVLTAAPVWGLVRAAQAEHPGRIVLLDVPEGEHAPTDPFAYAEPQLAVRAGLVHAPRLVRAAPPADDARPTTWRTDGTVLITGGTGVLGAAVARHLVTAHGVRNLLLLSRTGPDTPAAKALIEDLAALSPSKPVGPGTKASGEATGARVPDGADLGAVDPATNEEPAEAVAALSGDRDDPVDLAHARPGGAGVAGPGGVRVEVVAVDVADREALAAVLAGIPGDRPLTGVVHTAGVVDDGLVETVTPERLDGVFAAKGTGAWHLHELTEGLELDAFVLYSSAAGILGGPGQGSYAAANTFLDALAAHRRERGLPGTSLAWGMWAEPSGVTAHLTEVDRSRAARSGIRPLETGAGLALFDAALGLDRALLVPAPLDPAALRARGDDLPAILRALVPPARRAASAAAGGPSLARRLAGVPEDGRENALVEILREEAAAVLGTTADRIEPDRPFQEVGLDSLASVELRNRLGALSGLRLSATVTFDHPDARALAGHLLTLLGDAPADGPAPAAADADRYGPLSTLYRGLAARGEFAAAAELIGVASHLRSSFTAAERAAHTKPPLTLAEGPAEVALVLFPAVSAISGPHEYARFGHAMRGERDVFVLPSPGYAETDALPDSEDTYIGMHADTVEALVAGRPYAVLGRSMGGCIAHSVAAELERRGHGARGLALIDTYPIDSPIRPGFADWWLAAMLTGMIDRIERYDMVWSDASLTTMGAYGRVLAAWDPAPIAAPTYLLRAAEPLRHTVVDGPHDWRAFWPLPHDTADVPGDHFTVLEDHAGTTVDAVRAWLDTLTTLQGGQG from the coding sequence ATGGCCACTGAAGAGAACCTTCTGCAAGACAAACTGAGGGACTACCTGAAGCGCGCGCTCGCCGACGTCACCCGGCTCAAGCGGCAGCTCGACGAGCCCGTCGCCATCGTCGGGATGGCCTGCCGCCTGCCCGGCGGGGTCGCCTCGCCGGACGATCTGTGGGACCTCGTCGCCGAAGGCCGCGACGCCGTCGGGCCGTTCCCGACCGACCGCGGCTGGGACCTCGACGCGCTCTACGACCCCGACCCCGAGCGGATCGGCACCTCCTACACCCGGCACGGCGGCTTCCTCGACGACGTCGCCGGGTTCGACGCGGGGTTCTTCGGGATCTCCCCGCGCGAGGCCCTCGCGATCGACCCACAGCAGCGGTTGCTGCTGGAGGTGTCGTGGGAGGCGCTGGAACGGGCGGGGCTCGACCCCGCGTCGCTGCGGGGAAGCCGGACCGCGGTCTTCGCCGGGCTCGCGGGCGAGGACTACGCGCCCGGCGAGACCCCCGAAGAGCTGGAGGGCTACATCGGGACGGGCACGCTGCGCAGCGTCGCGTCCGGCCGGATCGCCTACACCTTCGGCTTCGAGGGCCCCGCGATCACCGTGGACACCGCGTGCTCGTCCTCGCTGGTCGCGCTGCACCTCGCGGCCCGCTCGCTGCGCGCGGGCGAGGCCGACCTCGCGCTCGTCGGCGGCGCGTCGATCATGGCCTCGCCGTTCGGGTTCATCGAGTTCTCCCGGCAGCGCGGCCTCTCCCCCGACGGAAGGTGCAAGGCGTTCGCCGCGACGGCCGACGGCACCGGCTGGGCCGAGGGCGTCGCCGTCCTCGTGGTGGAGCGCCTGTCCGACGCGCAGCGGCTCGGCCACGAGATCCTCGCGGTCGTGCGCGGCAGCGCGATCAACCAGGACGGCGCGTCCAACGGGCTCAGCGCGCCCAGCGGGCCCGCGCAGCGCCGTGTCATCCGCGACGCGCTCGCCGCCGCGGGGCTCCAGCCAGGCGACGTCGACGTGGTCGAGGCGCACGGCACGGGCACGTCGCTCGGCGACCCCATCGAAGCCTCCGCGCTCATCGCCGCCTACGGGCAGGGCCGCGACCGCCCCCTCCTCCTGGGCTCCCTGAAGTCGAACATCGGCCACACCCAGGCCGCCGCGGGCGCCGCGGGCATCATCAAGATGGTCCAGGCGCTCCGCCACGCCGAACTCCCCGCGACCCTCCACGCCGCCGACCCGACCCCCCTCGTCGACTGGACCGCGGGCTCCGTCGAGCTCCTCACCACCGCCCGCCCCTGGCCCGCCACCGACCGCCCCCGCCGCTTCGGCATCTCCGCCTTCGGCGTCAGCGGCACCAACGCCCACGTTCTCATCGAACAGCCCCCCGCCGCGGCCCGGCCCGCCGCGCGCTCTTCCGCCGAAGGAGCCGCGCCCGCGTCGGCCCAGGGCGCCCCGCCCACCCGCACGCCGCATCACGCGCCGGCCTCCGGGCCGGACAGCGCGCCGAACGCGCAGGACGGGGCGTCCGCTACCGGGCCGGGTGGCGCGCCGGGCGACGCGCCGTTCTCGGAGAAGGACGGAGAGCCCGCCTCCGCGCAGGGCCAGGCGCCCGCCTTGCCCGGCGGTGCGGCGGGCGGGCCTTGGCCGGTGCCGATCTCCGGGAGGTCCGCGGCGGCGCTGCGGGCGCAGGCGGGGACGCTGCCCGACGGGGCGGGGATCGCGGATCTCGGGTTCTCGCTCGCGACCACGCGGACGGCGCATCCGTATCGGGCCGTCGCGGTGGCGGCGGACCGGGAGGGACTGGATCGGGCGTTCGGCGCGTTCGGGCGGGGCGAGACCTCGCCGGACGTGGTGAGCGGGCGTCCCGGCGGGCTCGCCTTCCTGTTCACGGGGCAGGGGAGCCAGCGCGCCGGGATGGGGCGGGAGCTGCTGGAGAGCGAGCCGGTGTTCGCCGAGGCGTTCCGGGCCGTGGTCTTCGAGCTCGACCGGCATCTCGCCGGGCACGCGGCGCGGTCCGTCGCCGACGTGGTGCTGGAGGGCGGACCCGAACTCGATCTGACGCTCTACGCGCAGACGGGGCTGTTCGCGCTGGAGGTCGCGCTGTTCCGGCTTTACGAGTCCTGGGGAGCGCGTCCCGATTTCGTGGCGGGGCACTCGATCGGGGAGCTCGCCGCGGCGCACGCGGCCGGGATCTGGACGCTGGAGGACGCCGCGGCGCTCGTCGCGGCCCGCGCGCGGCTCATGCAGGCGCTGCCGGGCGGCGGCGCGATGACGGCGGTGGAGGCCACGGAAGAGGAGGTCGCGCCCCTGCTCGGGAAGGGCGCCGACCTCGCCGCGGTGAACGGGCCGTCGGCCGTCGTGGTGTCCGGGGACGCCGTGGCCGTGGGGGAGGTGGCCGCGCACTTCGCCGCGCTCGGCCGCCGGACCCGTCCGCTGCGCGTGTCGCACGCCTTCCACTCCGCGCACATGGACGGGATGCTCGCCGAGTTCGGCGAGGTGGCCCGATCCGTCGCGCACCGCAGGCCGGTGCTGCCGGTCCTGTCGAACCTCACCGGGGAGCCGCTCACCGAGGCGCCCGCGCCGGAGTACTGGGTGCGGCACGTCCGCGAGGCGGTCAGGTTCGCCGACGTGCTGGACCGGCTCGCGGCCGAGGGCGTCACCGCCTTCGTCGAGCTGGGACCGGACGGGGTACTGAGCGCGCTCGCGGCCCGCGCGCTGCCGGAGGGCGGGAGCGCGGTCCCCGCGCTGCGGCCGGGCCGTCCGGAACGGACGACCGCGCTGCTCGGGCTCGGCCTCGCGCACGCGGCGGGCAAGGACGTCGCATGGCGCGGGTTCTTCGCGAACGCCCGGAAGATCCCACTGCCGACCTATCCGTTTCAGCGCGAACGGTTCTGGCTGACCCCGCGCCCGGCGGGCGACGCGGCGGGGCTCGGCCTCGACCGGCCGGGGCACCCGCTGCTCGGCGCGGCCCTGTCCCTCGCCGACACGCCGGGCACGGTCCTCACCGGACGGCTGTCGCTGCGCACCCACCCGTGGCTCGCCGACCACGCCGTGCAGGGCACCGTCATCGTCCCGGGCACCGCGCTCGTGGAGCTCGCCGTCCGGGCGGGCGACGAGGCGGGTCTGCCGGTGCTCGCCGAACTCGTCATCGAGGCGCCGCTGCCGGTGCCCGAGAAGGGCGGGACCACGCTTCAGGTCGCGGTGGGCGAGCCCGCGCCGGACGGGACCCGCCAGGTCACCGTGCACTCCCGCGCCGAAGGGTCCACCGGGCCGTGGACCCGGCACGCGGTCGGCGTCCTCGCGTCCGGTCCGGCCGCCGCGCCGCCCGCCGACGCCGCCTGGCCCCCGGCCGGGGCGGAGCCCGTGGACGTCGCCGAGATCTACCCCGAGCTGTCGGACGCGGGCCTGCACTACGGTCCCGCCTTCCGAGGGCTGCGCGCCGCGTGGCGGCTGCCGGAAGGGTTCGCCGCCGAGGTCGCGCTGCCCGCCGACACCCCGGCCGACGCGTTCGGCATCCACCCGGCGCTGCTGGACGCCGCCCTGCACATTCCCGCTCATCACGGACTGGCGACCAGCCCCGAGGGCAGCAACAGGCTTCCGTTCGCCTACTCCGACGTCCGGCTGCACGCCTCCGGCGCGGCGGTCCTCCGGGTGCGGATCACCCTGCGGGGGGAGGACGAGCTCGCCCTGGAGGCGGCCGACGAGACCGGCGCGCCCGTCGTCAGCGTCGGCGCGCTCCGCGCCCGCCTGGTCTCCGCCCGGCAGCTCCGCACGGCGGGACCCGCCGACCTGTACGAGGTCCGCTGGACCGAGGTCGCCCCCGCCGGACGGTCGGGCACCGACCCCGAGGTCATCGAAGCCGCCGACGCGCCTAGCGCGCTGGCGCAACTCCAGGAAGCCCTCGAAGGGGACCGCCCGATCCTCGTGCGCACTCGCGCCGCCGTCGCCGTGACGGACGGGGACAGCCCGGTCCTCACCGCCGCTCCCGTCTGGGGCCTCGTCCGCGCCGCCCAGGCCGAGCACCCCGGCCGGATCGTCCTCCTGGACGTCCCCGAGGGCGAGCACGCCCCTACCGACCCGTTCGCCTACGCCGAACCCCAGCTCGCCGTGCGCGCCGGCCTGGTCCACGCCCCCCGCCTGGTCCGCGCCGCCCCACCCGCCGACGACGCCCGTCCGACGACCTGGCGCACCGACGGCACCGTCCTCATCACCGGCGGCACCGGCGTCCTGGGCGCCGCCGTCGCCCGCCATCTCGTGACCGCCCACGGCGTCCGCAACCTTCTCCTCCTCAGCCGGACCGGCCCCGACACCCCCGCCGCCAAGGCCCTCATCGAAGACCTCGCCGCCCTGTCCCCCTCGAAGCCCGTCGGTCCGGGCACGAAGGCGTCCGGGGAGGCGACCGGAGCGCGCGTCCCTGATGGTGCCGACCTCGGCGCCGTCGACCCGGCCACGAACGAGGAGCCCGCGGAGGCGGTCGCGGCTCTCTCCGGCGATCGTGACGATCCAGTTGATCTCGCCCATGCGCGGCCGGGCGGTGCCGGGGTCGCGGGTCCGGGCGGGGTGCGGGTCGAGGTGGTCGCGGTGGACGTGGCCGATCGGGAGGCGCTCGCGGCGGTGCTCGCCGGGATCCCCGGGGACCGGCCGCTGACGGGCGTCGTGCACACCGCAGGGGTCGTCGACGACGGGCTCGTGGAGACGGTCACGCCCGAGCGGCTCGACGGGGTCTTCGCGGCCAAGGGGACCGGGGCCTGGCATCTGCACGAGCTGACCGAGGGGCTCGAGCTCGACGCGTTCGTGCTGTACTCGTCGGCCGCAGGCATCCTCGGCGGACCAGGGCAGGGGTCCTACGCGGCGGCCAACACGTTCCTGGACGCGCTCGCGGCGCACCGTCGCGAGCGCGGGCTGCCCGGCACGTCGCTGGCGTGGGGGATGTGGGCCGAGCCGTCGGGGGTGACCGCGCACCTCACCGAGGTGGACCGCAGCCGCGCCGCCCGCTCGGGCATCCGGCCGCTGGAGACCGGGGCCGGGCTCGCGCTGTTCGACGCGGCGCTGGGGCTCGACCGGGCTCTGCTGGTGCCCGCGCCGCTCGATCCGGCGGCGCTGCGGGCGCGTGGCGACGACCTGCCCGCGATCCTGCGGGCGCTCGTCCCCCCGGCCAGGCGCGCGGCGTCGGCCGCCGCGGGAGGCCCGTCGCTCGCCCGCAGGCTCGCCGGGGTCCCCGAGGACGGCCGCGAGAACGCCCTCGTGGAGATCCTCCGGGAGGAGGCCGCCGCGGTCCTCGGCACGACGGCCGACCGGATCGAACCGGACCGGCCGTTCCAGGAGGTCGGGCTCGACTCGCTCGCTTCGGTCGAGCTGCGCAACCGGCTCGGGGCGCTCAGCGGGCTGCGGCTCTCGGCGACCGTCACCTTCGACCATCCCGACGCCCGCGCGCTCGCCGGCCACCTGCTGACGCTCCTCGGCGACGCCCCCGCCGACGGCCCCGCGCCCGCCGCCGCCGACGCCGACCGGTACGGCCCGCTCTCCACCCTCTACCGGGGCCTCGCCGCGCGCGGGGAGTTCGCCGCCGCGGCGGAGCTCATCGGCGTCGCCTCGCACCTGCGGTCGTCGTTCACCGCCGCGGAGCGGGCCGCGCACACCAAGCCCCCGCTCACCCTCGCCGAGGGTCCCGCGGAGGTCGCGCTCGTGCTCTTCCCGGCGGTGAGCGCCATCTCGGGCCCGCACGAGTACGCCAGGTTCGGGCACGCCATGCGCGGCGAGCGCGACGTGTTCGTGCTGCCGTCGCCGGGCTACGCCGAGACCGACGCGCTCCCGGACAGCGAGGACACCTACATCGGCATGCACGCCGACACCGTCGAGGCGCTCGTCGCGGGCCGTCCGTACGCGGTGCTCGGGCGGTCGATGGGCGGGTGCATCGCGCACTCGGTCGCGGCCGAGCTGGAGCGGCGCGGGCACGGGGCGCGCGGCCTCGCGCTCATCGACACCTATCCGATCGACAGCCCGATCCGGCCCGGCTTCGCCGACTGGTGGCTCGCCGCGATGCTCACCGGGATGATCGACCGGATCGAGCGCTACGACATGGTGTGGAGCGACGCGAGCCTCACCACGATGGGCGCCTACGGCCGCGTCCTGGCCGCCTGGGACCCCGCCCCGATCGCCGCGCCCACCTACCTGCTGCGCGCCGCCGAGCCGCTGCGGCACACCGTCGTGGACGGCCCGCACGACTGGCGCGCGTTCTGGCCGCTGCCGCACGACACGGCCGACGTGCCCGGAGACCACTTCACGGTCCTGGAGGATCACGCCGGGACGACCGTCGACGCGGTCCGCGCCTGGCTCGACACACTCACCACCCTTCAAGGAGGACAAGGATGA
- a CDS encoding SDR family NAD(P)-dependent oxidoreductase, protein MTSVVAVTGAGSGIGLATALLYAERGYRVVAVDVDAEGLAKAGAAEGVETLRGDVADPEVNEAFVALALERFGRLDAVVLNAGFGGAGPLDSPGAIERFDRIIAVNLRGVALGVRAALPAFRAAGGGAVVATSSVSGLAGDPATWAYNAAKAGVINLVRGLAIDYAVENIRVNAIAPGGSATALTAGVIAHPELGPAVTRRIPLQRWSEPREQAEAIFFLTSPAASYITGVTLPVDGGLSANGGILLPPAFPGDAPH, encoded by the coding sequence ATGACCTCAGTAGTAGCCGTCACCGGAGCGGGCTCCGGGATCGGCCTGGCGACGGCCTTGCTCTACGCCGAACGCGGCTACCGCGTCGTCGCCGTCGACGTGGACGCCGAGGGCCTGGCCAAGGCCGGCGCCGCCGAGGGCGTCGAGACGCTCCGCGGCGACGTGGCCGACCCGGAGGTGAACGAGGCGTTCGTCGCGCTCGCGCTGGAGCGGTTCGGCCGCCTCGACGCGGTCGTGCTGAACGCCGGGTTCGGCGGCGCCGGGCCGCTGGACTCGCCCGGCGCGATCGAGCGGTTCGACCGGATCATCGCGGTCAACCTGCGCGGGGTCGCGCTGGGCGTCCGGGCGGCGCTCCCGGCGTTCCGCGCGGCGGGGGGCGGCGCGGTGGTCGCGACGTCCTCGGTGTCCGGCCTCGCCGGGGACCCCGCGACGTGGGCGTACAACGCGGCCAAGGCCGGCGTGATCAACCTCGTCCGGGGGCTCGCGATCGACTACGCGGTGGAGAACATCCGGGTCAACGCGATCGCGCCCGGCGGGTCGGCGACCGCGCTCACCGCGGGCGTCATCGCGCACCCGGAACTGGGCCCGGCCGTCACCCGGCGGATCCCGCTCCAGCGCTGGTCGGAGCCGCGTGAGCAGGCCGAGGCGATCTTCTTCCTCACCTCGCCCGCCGCGTCCTACATCACCGGCGTCACGCTCCCGGTGGACGGCGGCCTCAGCGCCAACGGAGGCATCCTCCTGCCTCCCGCCTTCCCCGGCGACGCCCCCCACTGA
- a CDS encoding ester cyclase: MSTTTQSTAAQNKETARRFYAELVTGPHPELLEEFVAPDAVDETSTGAGGIEDFRAHLAWIAESAGDVTATVTDAVAEDDRVVVFWRIEGTHTGELFGVPPTGRRFSGHSVSTITFRDGKIVRYAVLPDRLGIVQQLGAPV, translated from the coding sequence ATGAGCACGACCACGCAGAGCACCGCCGCCCAGAACAAGGAGACCGCCCGGCGCTTCTACGCCGAGCTGGTGACCGGCCCGCACCCCGAGCTGCTCGAGGAGTTCGTCGCGCCCGACGCGGTCGACGAGACCTCGACGGGCGCGGGCGGCATCGAGGACTTCCGCGCCCACCTCGCGTGGATCGCCGAGTCCGCGGGCGACGTGACGGCCACCGTCACCGACGCCGTCGCCGAGGACGACCGGGTGGTGGTCTTCTGGCGGATCGAGGGCACCCACACCGGCGAGCTGTTCGGCGTCCCGCCGACCGGCCGCAGGTTCAGCGGGCACAGCGTCAGCACGATCACCTTCCGCGACGGCAAGATCGTCCGCTACGCCGTACTGCCGGACCGCCTCGGCATCGTCCAGCAGCTCGGCGCGCCCGTATGA
- a CDS encoding nuclear transport factor 2 family protein has translation MSAPLRHADRQEIAGVLALFAHAFDNGEVADLGLVFTKDAVIELRRTGREVAGLDAIAEFSTALAEGDAPDHHTLDTVLVAETPGRVRARSRYLAVLPDGAVHNGDFLDVLVLTDDGWRIARRVSVPRYPLGEPLVPLPEGYVDPWRPTRSG, from the coding sequence ATGAGCGCGCCCCTCAGGCACGCCGACAGGCAGGAGATCGCCGGGGTCCTCGCGCTGTTCGCGCACGCCTTCGACAACGGCGAGGTGGCGGATCTGGGCCTGGTCTTCACCAAGGACGCGGTGATCGAGCTGCGCCGGACCGGCCGTGAGGTCGCCGGGCTGGACGCGATCGCGGAGTTCTCCACGGCGCTCGCCGAGGGCGACGCGCCCGACCACCACACCCTCGACACGGTCCTGGTCGCCGAGACCCCGGGCCGGGTCCGTGCGCGCAGCAGGTACCTCGCGGTCCTCCCGGACGGCGCGGTGCACAACGGCGACTTCCTCGACGTCCTGGTGCTCACCGACGACGGCTGGCGGATCGCGCGGCGCGTCTCGGTGCCCCGCTACCCGCTGGGGGAACCCCTGGTCCCGCTGCCCGAGGGCTATGTGGATCCCTGGCGCCCGACGCGTTCGGGATAA